From one Rosa rugosa chromosome 4, drRosRugo1.1, whole genome shotgun sequence genomic stretch:
- the LOC133745645 gene encoding extracellular ribonuclease LE-like — protein sequence MKSHSPIFCLILCALISLSTTILTAQENPVSFYIAYQWPGSYCAAAKQGCCYPKSIRKHPSFTIGGIWPYTFSGDRPTYCKSKTPYSLSKISNLTKSLERNWPSLSCPSRTSSISSKKLWMQEWQKYGTCAESLFGGQYQYFHAGLNLRKKIDMLQILSNAEIHPNGSFYEMTAVFNAIQKATIYLPGLICNKDKSGNKQLYQIILCGNTAGTRITDCLGNQRSNTGQCPENFKFPPLQ from the exons ATGAAATCCCATTCCCCCATCTTCTGTTTGATACTCTGTGCTCTCATAAGCCTGTCAACAACTATTCTAACCGCTCAGGAAAATCCTGTTTCCTTCTACATTGCTTATCAG TGGCCAGGCTCATACTGTGCAGCAGCAAAGCAGGGTTGTTGCTACCCAAAGAGTATTAGAAAACATCCCAGTTTCACAATTGGTGGCATATGGCCTTATACTTTTTCTGGGGATAGACCAACCTACTGCAAATCTAAGACCCCTTATAGTTTATCTAAG ATCTCAAACCTGACCAAGAGTTTGGAAAGGAATTGGCCATCACTATCCTGCCCAAGCCGTACTAGTAGCATTAGCAGTAAGAAACTATGGATGCAAGAATGGCAGAAATATGGGACTTGTGCAGAATCACTCTTTGGAGGTCAATATCAATACTTTCATGCAGGTCTCAATCTCAGGAAGAAAATAGACATGCTCCAGATACTCAGCAATGCAG AAATCCATCCAAATGGGTCATTTTATGAGATGACTGCAGTTTTCAATGCCATACAAAAGGCCACCATCTATCTTCCGGGGCTTATCTGTAACAAAGACAAATCAGGCAACAAACAGCTCTACCAGATTATACTCTGTGGAAACACCGCCGGAACCAGAATCACAGACTGCCTCGGCAACCAAAGATCGAATACTGGACAATGCCCCGAAAACTTTAAGTTCCCTCCCTTGCAATGA